A DNA window from Thermoplasmata archaeon contains the following coding sequences:
- a CDS encoding alpha/beta hydrolase produces the protein MIPGAWLGAWSWKNVVLVLEKAGQSAYPVTLTGMGERVHLATKDVGMETAIQDVLNVVKYNDIEDFVLVGHSFAGKVAAAVADRAHGNVRKVVYVDAFRPERVRTTQGAFNPAGEFGPPPPGGYAIPLTKETIARIGKDVTGANLEWMMSMATPWPIKLAADPITLSRNYDQVMEAYVFCTLSGDPVDEIVAGKWGKLEGPYKIIETGHWPMITKPEELAKDLIALAM, from the coding sequence GCGCGTGGCTGGGAGCGTGGTCGTGGAAGAACGTGGTCCTGGTTCTCGAGAAGGCGGGTCAATCTGCCTATCCGGTGACATTGACCGGAATGGGCGAAAGGGTCCACCTGGCCACCAAGGACGTCGGCATGGAGACAGCGATCCAAGATGTCCTGAACGTGGTCAAGTACAACGACATCGAGGATTTCGTGCTGGTGGGGCATAGCTTTGCTGGCAAGGTGGCGGCTGCCGTGGCTGACCGCGCCCACGGCAACGTGAGGAAGGTCGTCTATGTCGATGCGTTCCGCCCGGAGAGGGTGAGGACCACGCAGGGTGCGTTCAACCCCGCAGGCGAGTTCGGCCCCCCTCCTCCGGGCGGTTATGCGATTCCTCTCACCAAGGAAACCATCGCCCGGATCGGAAAGGACGTCACGGGGGCGAACCTCGAATGGATGATGTCCATGGCTACTCCCTGGCCGATCAAGCTTGCAGCCGACCCCATCACGCTGTCCAGAAACTACGACCAGGTCATGGAGGCGTATGTCTTCTGCACGCTCAGTGGGGACCCCGTCGACGAGATCGTCGCGGGGAAGTGGGGGAAGCTCGAAGGTCCTTACAAGATCATCGAAACGGGTCACTGGCCGATGATCACGAAACCCGAGGAGCTGGCCAAGGACCTGATCGCCCTAGCCATGTAA